From the genome of Spinacia oleracea cultivar Varoflay chromosome 2, BTI_SOV_V1, whole genome shotgun sequence, one region includes:
- the LOC110777012 gene encoding uncharacterized protein: protein MIYTLEITLRSNGDGIKNSLMVSRVGGYTVPPDFILLTLPSFLMAVVEAELKLPADSYTANLVINEGESVYDYCWYPYMSASGGTFALYSLLCRHANLGCSSY, encoded by the exons ATGATCTACACCCTGGAGATCACATTGAGATCCAATGGAGACGGGATAAAGAATTCCCTTATG GTTTCACGAGTTGGAGGCTACACAGTTCCTCCTGATTTCATCCTGCTTACTCTACCAAGCTTTCTCATGGCAGTGGTGGAAGCTGAGTTAAAGTTGCCTGCAGATTCATATACCGCCAACCTTGTAATAAACGAGGGAGAGTCTGTGTATGACTATTGTTGGTACCCTTACATGTCTGCTTCAG GCGGCACTTTTGCCTTGTACTCATTGCTATGCCGGCATGCAAACCTTGGGTGTTCTTCCTACTGA